From a single Nitrospira sp. genomic region:
- a CDS encoding DUF433 domain-containing protein has product MIDWSACPAVERDPERVSGAWVFRGTRVPVTALFLNLEDGAHVSDFIDWFPGVTLAQVRAVLEHAARSLEAA; this is encoded by the coding sequence ATGATTGATTGGTCTGCTTGCCCAGCCGTGGAGCGTGATCCCGAGCGTGTGAGTGGCGCGTGGGTGTTTCGCGGCACTCGTGTTCCTGTGACTGCTCTCTTCCTAAATCTCGAGGATGGGGCACACGTCTCAGACTTTATTGACTGGTTTCCTGGCGTGACCCTCGCGCAAGTCCGCGCCGTGCTTGAGCACGCCGCCCGCTCTCTCGAAGCGGCGTAA
- a CDS encoding RNA-binding protein, translated as MGAKIYVGGLPYSTTEQELSDLFAAHGTVASARIITDKFTGQSRGFGFVEMSADNEAEAAITALNGTQFGGRTLTVNEARPQEPRSGGGGRGGFGGGR; from the coding sequence ATGGGTGCGAAGATCTATGTTGGCGGATTACCCTATTCCACGACCGAGCAAGAGCTGAGCGACTTGTTCGCGGCGCACGGGACTGTGGCCTCGGCGCGGATCATCACGGACAAGTTTACCGGACAGTCCCGGGGGTTTGGCTTTGTTGAAATGTCGGCAGACAATGAAGCCGAGGCTGCGATTACGGCGTTGAACGGCACGCAGTTCGGCGGGCGGACGTTGACGGTGAATGAAGCTCGTCCTCAGGAGCCCCGTTCCGGCGGGGGAGGGCGGGGAGGATTCGGCGGCGGTCGCTAA
- a CDS encoding M28 family peptidase, which produces MSLNTTWAQCGSATCLTGYAMICTVKGVPAIHHEFQRTNMSAWIPRIFVFLVVALLTNSPFIRAQSSESTLQSAIASLSPDRMLADIRTLSGPTFNGRQTGTNDDLKSAKWVAQEFLSAGLQLPHIPPGSLNLPLPRGKGSVSLGAMATYVPTATMGPNPTLRIGKVNGLTAKQAGTDYLPIFDSPSADIQGRIVFVGYGIVDRDRGIDDYAGVEMNNCMVLFLRGKPEHYPHHVSHADKVRIARERGAVGYLTATGPILQPYEIRRGVTGSPSAFYGQLPLDLAIPGAWISTALAQEILTEPKGDVLDRLRTLQERLNQSPTSQVVVTDQFASLQWKTTEEEGLLVNVIGMIPGTGTDTVIIGAHRDHFGRPGGILFPGADDNASGTAVLLEIARALAKIDRRPSRTILFISFSGEERDLLGSRLYVSRPIVPLNATKSLINVDHAGVGNGRLTVGVTGLEKDVLLEAGKTVGVDDNVDLYGFFPGGDHVPFKEAGVPTVTVVSGGVHPHFHQPTDTAETINSDILHTVARYVLAVVWQQAYQP; this is translated from the coding sequence ATGTCACTGAATACTACCTGGGCACAATGTGGCTCTGCAACCTGCCTAACCGGCTATGCTATGATCTGCACGGTGAAAGGGGTTCCCGCTATTCACCATGAATTCCAACGGACCAATATGAGCGCATGGATCCCCCGAATATTCGTCTTTCTCGTAGTAGCGCTCCTAACGAACTCGCCATTCATTCGAGCCCAATCGTCTGAATCGACCCTTCAATCCGCCATCGCATCGCTTTCTCCAGACCGGATGCTTGCCGATATCCGAACGCTCAGTGGGCCTACCTTTAATGGCCGCCAAACCGGCACGAACGACGACCTGAAATCCGCGAAGTGGGTGGCACAGGAGTTTCTGTCGGCTGGGTTACAGCTCCCACACATTCCTCCTGGCTCGCTCAACCTCCCTCTTCCAAGAGGAAAGGGCAGTGTCTCACTAGGTGCAATGGCGACCTACGTACCCACGGCCACGATGGGGCCGAACCCGACGCTCAGGATCGGAAAGGTAAACGGACTCACGGCCAAACAAGCCGGCACCGATTACCTTCCGATCTTCGACTCTCCATCCGCCGACATCCAAGGCCGGATCGTCTTCGTCGGATACGGCATCGTCGACAGAGATCGAGGCATCGACGACTACGCGGGCGTGGAGATGAACAACTGCATGGTGCTGTTTCTGCGCGGCAAGCCGGAGCACTACCCCCACCACGTCAGCCACGCCGACAAGGTGCGCATTGCGCGGGAACGCGGCGCCGTCGGCTACCTCACGGCAACCGGTCCGATCCTCCAGCCCTACGAAATCCGACGAGGCGTGACTGGAAGTCCCAGCGCCTTCTACGGGCAGCTACCCCTTGATCTGGCTATTCCAGGAGCCTGGATCAGCACAGCGCTCGCCCAAGAAATTCTCACAGAGCCGAAGGGGGACGTACTGGATCGCCTTCGCACCCTTCAAGAACGATTGAACCAATCACCCACCTCACAAGTCGTTGTGACCGATCAATTTGCCTCGCTTCAATGGAAGACGACCGAGGAGGAAGGGCTCTTGGTGAATGTGATTGGGATGATTCCCGGCACGGGAACGGACACCGTGATCATCGGCGCGCACCGTGACCACTTCGGTCGCCCGGGAGGAATACTCTTTCCTGGTGCGGATGACAATGCGTCAGGAACAGCCGTCCTCCTGGAAATCGCGCGGGCATTGGCAAAGATCGACCGGCGGCCGTCACGAACAATTCTGTTTATCTCGTTCAGTGGCGAAGAGCGCGACCTCCTCGGTTCGCGACTCTATGTATCCCGACCGATCGTCCCGTTGAACGCCACGAAGTCTCTGATCAACGTCGACCATGCCGGCGTTGGGAATGGACGCCTCACCGTCGGTGTCACAGGGTTAGAGAAAGACGTGCTGCTGGAGGCAGGGAAAACCGTCGGCGTTGACGACAACGTCGATCTCTATGGATTCTTCCCTGGTGGCGACCATGTGCCGTTCAAGGAAGCCGGTGTGCCGACAGTCACCGTGGTGAGCGGAGGGGTGCATCCACACTTTCATCAGCCGACGGATACCGCTGAGACCATCAACTCAGACATCCTCCACACAGTGGCTCGTTATGTGCTGGCGGTCGTCTGGCAGCAAGCCTATCAACCGTAA
- a CDS encoding TolC family protein, which produces MTVSSSTPQYLAMILAVLWSSASPSKGWSLDITEPPPTERRETVSLADAAVRALQHNLDITVSRYTKESRLFDITVEQAKFDPTLSVNGQYNRTVNPLNRPVFGGTLGVLNEITTFDQRSNSFTVDASTNLMTGGNFDINYSPARSSINQNVARGFLFNPSWTGGLAFTFTQPLLRNAGIAINKTFIKVAQNNAEVEQHVFRDRVMTVVATVEQTYWELVFANENLKVAQAAMKAAEELLATNRAKAKAGIMSIVDVLQAEAAVASRVEQVLVAEKAIHDQEDQLRRLLNPGEEELRQDLRLTPADSPVTVLEPISLQEAIDTAIDQRPEIAQAKKNIESGELNKQFARNQMLPTLSFQGTMGLAGLGADYGDSFTKNFSGDFYNYGAGLVFSYPLGNRSAISTYNKRKLEAQNAEVALTNVRQQVIVGIREAVRRVQTDFKRIETTKSARIMAEKQLQAEQERLKVGLSTTRFVLDFQRDLATAQGNELRAIVDYNKSLSNLARHKATTLDRYQLELS; this is translated from the coding sequence ATGACTGTCAGCTCCTCAACTCCCCAATATCTGGCAATGATACTTGCTGTCTTGTGGAGCAGTGCATCTCCATCCAAGGGGTGGAGCTTGGACATCACGGAACCTCCACCAACGGAACGGCGGGAAACCGTCTCCCTGGCCGATGCCGCGGTACGTGCGCTGCAGCACAACCTAGACATCACGGTGAGCCGATATACCAAAGAAAGCCGCCTGTTCGACATTACGGTTGAACAAGCCAAGTTCGATCCGACCCTGAGCGTGAACGGTCAATATAACAGGACCGTGAACCCCCTCAATCGACCGGTCTTCGGTGGAACGTTGGGCGTCTTAAATGAGATCACGACGTTCGATCAGCGCAGCAACTCGTTCACCGTTGACGCCTCCACCAATCTCATGACCGGCGGTAATTTCGACATCAATTACAGCCCGGCTCGAAGCAGCATCAATCAAAATGTCGCCAGGGGATTTCTATTCAACCCATCGTGGACTGGTGGCCTGGCCTTCACGTTCACCCAACCCCTCCTTCGCAACGCGGGAATCGCGATCAACAAGACTTTTATCAAGGTCGCGCAAAATAATGCCGAGGTCGAGCAGCACGTGTTCCGAGACCGTGTGATGACGGTCGTCGCCACGGTGGAACAAACGTACTGGGAACTGGTCTTCGCGAACGAAAATTTAAAAGTCGCACAGGCCGCCATGAAGGCCGCGGAAGAACTGTTGGCGACGAATCGCGCGAAGGCCAAGGCCGGCATCATGTCGATCGTCGATGTACTCCAAGCTGAAGCCGCGGTGGCATCGCGGGTCGAGCAGGTCCTGGTGGCTGAGAAAGCCATTCATGATCAAGAGGATCAGCTGCGACGCCTCTTGAACCCGGGAGAGGAGGAACTGCGGCAAGATTTGCGGCTGACGCCGGCTGATTCTCCTGTGACGGTCCTTGAGCCCATCAGCCTTCAGGAGGCCATCGATACGGCGATCGACCAACGCCCGGAAATCGCACAGGCCAAAAAAAACATCGAATCCGGCGAGCTGAACAAGCAGTTCGCTAGGAACCAAATGCTCCCGACCCTGTCGTTCCAAGGCACCATGGGTCTCGCCGGGCTGGGTGCCGACTACGGAGACTCATTCACCAAAAATTTCAGCGGGGATTTCTACAATTACGGAGCCGGGCTCGTCTTCAGCTATCCGCTCGGCAACCGATCCGCCATCAGCACCTACAACAAAAGGAAACTCGAGGCTCAGAACGCCGAGGTCGCGCTGACCAATGTACGGCAGCAGGTCATCGTCGGTATCCGTGAAGCGGTGCGGCGTGTCCAGACCGACTTCAAGCGCATCGAGACCACCAAATCAGCGCGCATCATGGCCGAGAAACAGTTGCAAGCCGAGCAGGAACGATTAAAAGTCGGGCTCAGCACGACGCGTTTCGTACTCGATTTCCAACGGGATCTCGCCACGGCTCAGGGCAACGAGCTACGGGCCATTGTCGATTACAACAAATCCTTGTCGAACCTCGCGCGCCACAAAGCAACGACATTGGACCGTTATCAGCTCGAGCTCTCGTAG
- a CDS encoding DUF3147 domain-containing protein: protein MNGFAKYALYFLLGGSIVSFSTYLGSQGKSFLAALVSTFPAITGVTFILLYANGGGATTVDYAKNLLWFVPPWMVYVVVMILGIPRLGFWPAMAGSLILYMGCIGLLKMMVR, encoded by the coding sequence GTGAATGGCTTCGCGAAATATGCGCTCTACTTTTTGCTGGGCGGCTCCATCGTGAGTTTTTCCACCTATCTCGGCTCACAGGGTAAATCGTTCCTGGCTGCCCTGGTCAGCACCTTTCCCGCGATTACCGGCGTGACCTTTATCCTGCTCTATGCCAACGGCGGTGGCGCCACGACAGTGGACTATGCCAAGAATTTACTCTGGTTCGTTCCGCCCTGGATGGTCTACGTCGTCGTCATGATTCTAGGCATTCCTCGCCTTGGCTTCTGGCCGGCCATGGCTGGATCGCTCATTCTGTATATGGGATGTATCGGATTGCTGAAGATGATGGTGCGATAG
- a CDS encoding heavy metal-binding domain-containing protein translates to MILSTTNTIEGKKVVKYLGLVSGDAILGANIFRDFFASVRDIVGGRSAGYEKELRKAKDIALGEMREQAKHLGANAILGIDIDYETIGANSSMLMVSANGTAVVLE, encoded by the coding sequence ATGATTCTGTCGACGACGAACACTATTGAAGGGAAAAAGGTAGTGAAGTATTTGGGATTGGTGTCCGGGGACGCGATTCTCGGTGCGAATATCTTTCGAGACTTTTTTGCGTCGGTGCGGGACATTGTCGGCGGACGATCAGCAGGGTATGAAAAGGAGCTCCGCAAGGCCAAGGATATCGCCCTCGGAGAAATGCGAGAGCAGGCCAAGCATCTGGGTGCCAATGCGATTCTCGGCATCGATATCGACTATGAAACGATCGGCGCCAACAGTAGCATGCTCATGGTCAGTGCGAACGGAACAGCGGTTGTGTTGGAATAA